One stretch of Halapricum desulfuricans DNA includes these proteins:
- a CDS encoding transcription initiation factor IIB, protein MTRSTRQRERESETETDAEEEAVQQCPECGSEELVTDADRGELVCDDCGLVVEEGNIDPGPEWRAFNHQERQEKSRVGAPTTKTMHDKGLTTTIDWKDKDAYGRSISSKKRSQMHRLRKWQERIRTKDAGERNLQFALSEIDRMASALGVPRSVREVASVIYRRALDDDLIRGRSIEGVATSALYAACRKEGIPRSLEEISDVSRVERKEIGRTYRYISQELGLEMEPVDPKKYVPRFCSELDLSEEVQTKANEIIEETAEQGLLSGKSPTGYAAAAIYAASLLCNEKKTQREVADVAQVTEVTIRNRYQEQIEAMGIHS, encoded by the coding sequence ATGACACGGTCCACCCGCCAGCGGGAGCGCGAGTCCGAGACGGAGACAGACGCCGAGGAGGAAGCCGTACAGCAGTGTCCGGAGTGTGGGTCGGAGGAGCTCGTCACGGACGCGGATCGAGGTGAACTGGTGTGTGACGATTGCGGGCTCGTCGTCGAGGAGGGCAACATCGACCCAGGTCCGGAGTGGCGGGCGTTCAACCACCAGGAACGCCAGGAGAAGTCCCGCGTCGGCGCGCCGACGACGAAGACGATGCACGACAAGGGGCTGACGACAACGATCGACTGGAAGGACAAGGACGCCTACGGCCGCTCGATCTCTTCGAAAAAGCGCAGTCAGATGCACCGCCTTCGCAAGTGGCAAGAGCGAATTCGAACGAAAGACGCAGGCGAGCGCAACCTGCAGTTCGCCCTGTCCGAAATCGACCGCATGGCGTCGGCGCTGGGCGTCCCGCGCTCGGTTCGGGAGGTCGCCTCGGTGATCTACCGGCGGGCGCTGGACGACGACCTCATCCGGGGTCGATCGATCGAAGGCGTCGCTACCTCGGCGCTGTATGCCGCCTGTCGGAAAGAGGGCATTCCGAGAAGTCTCGAGGAGATCTCCGACGTCTCGCGGGTCGAGCGCAAGGAGATCGGCCGGACGTATCGCTATATCTCCCAGGAGCTCGGTCTGGAGATGGAGCCCGTCGATCCCAAGAAGTACGTCCCGCGGTTCTGTTCCGAACTCGACCTCTCTGAGGAGGTCCAGACGAAAGCCAACGAGATCATCGAGGAGACCGCCGAACAGGGGCTGCTCTCGGGCAAATCGCCGACCGGCTACGCCGCCGCCGCGATCTACGCCGCCTCGCTGCTCTGCAACGAGAAGAAGACCCAGCGCGAGGTCGCCGACGTCGCGCAGGTCACCGAAGTCACGATCCGCAATCGCTATCAGGAACAGATCGAAGCGATGGGAATCCACAGCTGA
- the rnhA gene encoding ribonuclease HI translates to MPVIECDESAARERLEAAGIEVEPGNTDHERWRARHGGAIAVAYENKVVVQGESPERLAGLLREGGGRAHVYFDGASRGNPGPAAIGWVVLTGDGIVSEGSERIGRATNNRAEYEGLVKAVEVAADHGFEEIRIRSDSELVVKQLRGEWNTNDPDLRERRVRARELLTDFDSWSIEHVPRAVNERADRLANEALDEA, encoded by the coding sequence ATGCCGGTCATCGAGTGTGACGAATCGGCCGCGCGCGAGCGCCTGGAAGCGGCCGGAATCGAGGTCGAACCCGGGAACACCGACCACGAGCGCTGGCGCGCGCGCCACGGCGGGGCGATCGCGGTCGCCTACGAGAACAAGGTAGTCGTTCAGGGGGAGAGCCCGGAGCGACTCGCCGGACTGTTGCGGGAGGGCGGCGGCCGGGCGCACGTCTACTTCGACGGGGCCTCCCGTGGCAACCCCGGGCCGGCGGCGATCGGCTGGGTGGTCCTGACCGGCGACGGAATCGTCAGCGAGGGGAGCGAGCGCATCGGCCGGGCGACCAACAACCGCGCCGAGTACGAGGGGCTGGTCAAGGCCGTAGAGGTCGCCGCCGACCACGGGTTCGAGGAGATCCGGATCCGAAGCGACTCGGAACTGGTGGTCAAACAGCTTCGCGGGGAGTGGAACACGAACGATCCGGACCTGCGCGAGCGGCGGGTCCGGGCCCGGGAATTGCTCACGGATTTCGACTCGTGGTCGATCGAACACGTCCCGAGAGCGGTAAACGAGCGCGCTGACAGGCTGGCAAACGAAGCGCTCGACGAGGCGTGA
- a CDS encoding DUF7108 family protein — protein sequence MTELPEDAIDEAERLTRLARRASGEEARAYRRDREETLAEYGYTARVREEDDTLVCHPEEWLDEEGLVRTERIEDLERGVERSLSGPGESEDWEAVASHNAEIAQRVETEHGETHGATARALAEFASNHYAKPIESLTEAELAEFREEYFPRNAWPSDDQRERLPLSIEYTIDAATTDRNETTGKNA from the coding sequence ATGACTGAACTACCCGAGGACGCCATAGACGAGGCCGAGCGACTGACGCGGCTGGCTCGCCGGGCGAGCGGCGAGGAGGCGCGAGCGTACCGACGGGACCGCGAGGAGACGCTCGCCGAGTACGGATACACGGCCCGGGTCCGCGAGGAGGACGACACGCTCGTCTGTCATCCCGAGGAGTGGCTCGACGAGGAGGGGCTGGTCCGCACCGAACGGATCGAAGACCTCGAGCGGGGCGTCGAGCGCTCGCTGTCCGGACCGGGCGAGTCCGAGGACTGGGAGGCGGTCGCGTCACACAACGCCGAGATCGCCCAGCGAGTCGAGACTGAACACGGCGAGACACACGGGGCGACGGCCCGGGCGCTGGCCGAGTTCGCGAGCAACCACTACGCCAAGCCGATCGAGTCCCTGACCGAGGCCGAGCTGGCGGAGTTTCGCGAGGAGTATTTCCCCCGCAACGCCTGGCCCAGCGACGACCAGCGCGAGCGGCTCCCGCTGTCGATCGAGTATACTATCGACGCGGCGACGACAGACCGAAACGAAACGACCGGAAAAAACGCCTAG
- a CDS encoding PadR family transcriptional regulator, with amino-acid sequence MSEAQAIQNDPGITKELTAFQRNILVILAEESRYGLAIKRELESYYDSEVNHGRLYPNLDDLVEMELVEKSELDKRTNQYALTDDGYEALLDQLGWELSKVVTDDARAADLRELIDRAH; translated from the coding sequence ATGTCAGAGGCACAAGCAATTCAGAACGATCCTGGCATCACGAAGGAACTCACCGCGTTTCAGCGCAATATCCTGGTCATCTTGGCCGAGGAGTCCCGATACGGGCTTGCGATCAAGCGCGAACTCGAGTCGTACTACGACTCGGAGGTCAACCACGGCCGGCTCTACCCGAACCTCGACGACCTCGTCGAGATGGAACTCGTCGAGAAGAGCGAACTCGACAAGCGAACCAACCAGTACGCGCTGACCGACGACGGCTACGAGGCGCTGCTCGATCAGCTCGGCTGGGAGCTCTCAAAGGTCGTCACCGACGACGCTCGCGCGGCGGATCTGCGCGAACTGATCGACCGGGCCCACTAG
- a CDS encoding inorganic diphosphatase: MTNLWEDLETGPNPPEEIYAVVECLKGERNKYEYDKDIPGVVLDRVLHSNVHYPSDYGFIPQSYYDDEDPFDVLVLVEDQTFPGCVIEARPVALMKMDDDGEQDDKVIAVPSEDPRYDHIEDLEDIPQQTLDEIDEFFATYKNLEEGKEVETLGWEDKQAAFDAIEHAQQLYDETFA, from the coding sequence ATGACGAACCTCTGGGAAGACCTGGAAACCGGACCGAACCCGCCCGAAGAGATCTACGCGGTCGTCGAGTGTCTCAAGGGCGAGCGCAACAAGTACGAGTACGACAAGGACATTCCCGGTGTCGTGCTCGATCGAGTCCTGCACAGCAACGTCCACTACCCCTCCGATTACGGGTTCATCCCCCAGTCCTATTACGACGACGAGGACCCGTTCGACGTGCTGGTACTCGTCGAAGATCAGACTTTCCCCGGCTGTGTCATCGAGGCGCGTCCGGTCGCGCTGATGAAGATGGACGACGACGGCGAACAGGACGACAAGGTCATCGCCGTCCCGAGCGAGGACCCCCGCTACGACCACATCGAGGACCTCGAGGACATCCCCCAACAGACGCTGGACGAGATCGACGAGTTCTTCGCGACCTACAAGAACCTCGAAGAAGGCAAGGAAGTCGAAACGCTGGGCTGGGAGGACAAGCAGGCCGCCTTCGACGCGATCGAACACGCCCAGCAACTGTACGACGAAACGTTCGCGTAA
- a CDS encoding alkaline phosphatase family protein, with translation MGLFDRLRGDDGPRVAFFGIDGVPYSLLADHEEEFENLAAIADEGSAGAIDSIVPPESSACWPSLTTGVNPGETGVYGFQDREVGSYDTYVPMGRDVQATRVWDRIEDEDRRATVMNVPVTFPPQRDVQRMVSGFLSPGVEKAAYPDELRDYLEGIDYRIDVNAKLGHDDDKREFIEDAHETLEKRFEAFKHYIQEDDWDLFFGVFMTTDRVNHFLFKDYEQDGEYREEFIEFYRTVDDYLGQLRELLDDDVTMMVASDHGFTSLEYEVHLNEWLAREGWLSYDNEDHEELGDIADETTAYSLIPGRFYLNLEGREPRGSVPESEYEEVRAELKAELERLEGPDGNPVADRVVTGEDAFRGDHDDIAPDLVVVPNHGFDLKAGFKGDSDVFGVGPRNGMHSFDNATLYVDDPDVRIEDADLFDIAPTILSLMDVEYDRTEFDGRSLV, from the coding sequence ATGGGACTGTTCGACCGGCTTCGAGGCGACGACGGACCCCGCGTCGCGTTTTTCGGGATTGACGGGGTGCCCTACAGCCTGCTCGCCGACCACGAGGAAGAGTTCGAGAACCTCGCCGCGATCGCCGACGAGGGGAGCGCCGGCGCGATCGACAGCATCGTGCCCCCTGAGTCAAGCGCCTGCTGGCCGTCGCTGACGACCGGCGTCAATCCCGGAGAAACCGGCGTCTACGGCTTTCAGGACCGTGAAGTCGGCTCGTATGACACCTACGTCCCCATGGGTCGAGACGTGCAGGCGACCCGTGTGTGGGACCGCATCGAGGACGAGGACAGGCGAGCGACGGTCATGAACGTGCCAGTCACGTTCCCGCCCCAGCGTGACGTCCAGCGGATGGTCTCGGGCTTTCTCTCGCCGGGCGTCGAGAAGGCCGCCTACCCCGACGAGCTTCGGGACTACCTCGAGGGGATCGACTACCGGATCGACGTCAACGCCAAACTCGGCCACGACGACGACAAGCGCGAGTTCATCGAGGACGCCCACGAGACGCTCGAAAAACGGTTCGAGGCGTTCAAACACTACATCCAGGAGGACGACTGGGACCTGTTTTTCGGCGTCTTCATGACGACCGACCGGGTCAATCACTTCCTGTTCAAAGACTACGAGCAGGACGGCGAGTACAGAGAGGAATTCATCGAGTTCTATCGCACGGTCGACGACTACCTCGGCCAGTTGCGGGAGTTGCTCGACGACGACGTGACGATGATGGTCGCTTCCGACCACGGGTTCACCTCGCTGGAGTATGAGGTCCATCTCAACGAGTGGCTCGCCCGGGAAGGGTGGCTCTCCTATGACAACGAGGACCACGAGGAACTGGGCGACATCGCCGACGAGACGACGGCGTACTCGCTGATCCCCGGCCGGTTCTACCTCAACCTGGAGGGGCGCGAGCCGCGCGGGAGCGTGCCCGAATCCGAGTACGAGGAGGTGCGCGCCGAACTCAAGGCCGAACTCGAGCGCCTCGAAGGGCCGGACGGAAACCCGGTCGCGGACCGGGTCGTCACCGGCGAGGACGCCTTCCGTGGCGACCACGACGACATCGCGCCCGACCTCGTCGTGGTTCCCAACCACGGATTCGACCTGAAAGCCGGGTTCAAAGGCGACAGCGACGTCTTCGGCGTGGGGCCGCGCAACGGCATGCACAGCTTCGACAACGCGACGCTGTACGTCGACGACCCCGACGTCCGCATCGAGGACGCCGACCTGTTCGACATCGCGCCGACGATCCTCTCGCTGATGGACGTTGAGTACGACCGGACCGAGTTCGACGGCCGCAGCCTCGTCTAG
- a CDS encoding tubulin/FtsZ family protein → MKVVLIGVGQAGGKITQALAEYDYEMGFDAIQGALAVNTAEADLQALDIDTQLIGRDRVKGHGVGGDNELGAEIMREESTEVIDELDGRITSRAEGIVIVAGLGGGTGSGGAPMLAHELRRIYDVPVYVLGVLPGRNEGSIYQANAGRSLKTVAREADATVLIDNDAWHDNEESLEASFETINRNIAQRVGLLLAAGEVVDGVAESVVDSSEVINTLRPGGIASIGYASAAAAEDSADNVNNIVTATRNALLSGTSLPNAVEADTALLVIGGDPDRIARKGVERARRWLEDETGCLEVRGGDFPLDSERLAALVLLGGVERSSRIDEFLDRAREAHERASEPTPDPNDAFENDQLEDLF, encoded by the coding sequence ATGAAGGTCGTCCTGATCGGGGTCGGTCAAGCCGGCGGCAAGATCACGCAGGCCCTCGCCGAATACGACTACGAGATGGGGTTCGACGCGATTCAGGGGGCGCTGGCGGTCAACACCGCCGAGGCCGATCTGCAGGCGCTCGACATCGACACGCAGCTGATCGGGCGCGATCGCGTGAAAGGTCACGGCGTCGGCGGGGACAACGAACTCGGCGCTGAGATCATGCGCGAGGAGTCGACGGAAGTGATCGACGAACTCGACGGCCGGATCACCTCCCGCGCGGAGGGGATCGTGATCGTCGCCGGGCTCGGCGGCGGGACCGGCTCCGGCGGCGCGCCGATGCTCGCTCACGAACTCAGGCGCATCTACGACGTCCCTGTCTACGTGCTCGGCGTGTTACCGGGGCGCAACGAGGGGTCGATCTATCAGGCGAACGCCGGTCGGTCGCTCAAGACCGTCGCCCGCGAGGCCGACGCGACGGTCCTGATCGACAACGACGCCTGGCACGACAACGAGGAGAGCCTCGAGGCGAGTTTCGAGACGATAAACCGGAACATCGCCCAGCGCGTCGGTCTGTTGCTGGCCGCCGGCGAGGTCGTCGACGGGGTCGCAGAGAGCGTCGTCGACTCCAGCGAGGTCATCAACACGCTCCGGCCCGGGGGGATCGCGTCGATCGGATACGCCTCCGCGGCGGCCGCCGAGGACAGCGCGGACAACGTCAATAATATCGTCACAGCGACGCGAAACGCCCTGCTCTCGGGTACCAGCCTGCCGAACGCGGTCGAGGCCGACACGGCGCTGCTGGTGATCGGCGGCGACCCCGATCGCATCGCCCGCAAGGGCGTCGAACGCGCGCGCCGCTGGCTCGAGGACGAGACCGGCTGTCTGGAGGTCAGGGGCGGGGACTTCCCGCTCGATAGCGAGCGGCTCGCCGCGCTCGTGCTGCTCGGCGGGGTCGAACGCTCCAGTCGGATCGACGAGTTCCTCGACCGCGCCCGCGAGGCACACGAGCGGGCCAGCGAACCGACGCCGGATCCGAACGACGCCTTCGAGAACGACCAGCTCGAAGACCTCTTTTGA
- the hisS gene encoding histidine--tRNA ligase, which translates to MTDIESLKGFYDRYPEEFAAWRDVIDVVETTAAEFGFREIDTPAVERRELYEIKSGEELMDQTYSFEDRGGRQVTLTPEQTPTRARLVQQRKDLKTPIKWYDTSKRWRYENVQKGRDREFFQTDVDVFGIESVEADAEVIAVAATIYERLGVADRVEFLINDRTLLDALLEAEGIDGTDEVMKVIDDKEKLAREEFLTELRNTGVAHESAERIDELTSIRGPITEEIDRLRELAPDDEDALEAVDRMADLADALESYGVAEACKLDLSIVRGLAYYTGLVFEAFDSEGELRALFGGGRYDDLVGLFGSQDVPAVGFAFGYSTTRELLKKEGEWPAEELTTDVYVAAVSGDVREEALGFASDLRGAGLVVETDLADRGLGGQFEYADSINAETVLIVGQRDLDDGVVTVRDMDSGDERRVPIEDVVDELA; encoded by the coding sequence ATGACCGACATCGAGAGCCTGAAGGGATTCTACGATCGCTATCCCGAAGAGTTCGCCGCCTGGCGGGACGTCATCGACGTCGTCGAGACGACCGCCGCGGAATTCGGCTTCCGGGAGATCGACACGCCCGCCGTCGAGCGCCGGGAACTCTACGAGATCAAGTCCGGCGAGGAGCTGATGGACCAGACCTACTCCTTCGAGGATCGCGGGGGCCGGCAGGTCACGCTCACGCCCGAGCAGACGCCGACTCGCGCGCGGCTGGTCCAGCAGCGCAAGGACCTCAAGACCCCGATCAAGTGGTACGACACCTCGAAACGGTGGCGCTACGAGAACGTCCAGAAGGGGCGGGACAGGGAGTTCTTCCAGACCGACGTCGACGTCTTCGGGATCGAGTCGGTCGAGGCCGACGCCGAGGTCATCGCCGTCGCCGCGACGATTTACGAGCGGCTGGGCGTGGCCGATCGCGTCGAGTTTCTGATCAACGACCGAACGCTGCTGGACGCGCTGCTCGAAGCGGAGGGGATCGACGGGACTGACGAAGTGATGAAAGTCATCGACGACAAGGAGAAACTCGCCCGCGAGGAGTTCCTGACCGAGCTGCGCAACACCGGCGTCGCCCACGAGTCGGCCGAACGGATCGACGAACTCACCTCGATCCGGGGACCGATCACCGAGGAGATCGACCGGCTGCGCGAGCTCGCGCCCGACGACGAGGACGCCCTCGAGGCGGTCGATCGGATGGCCGATCTTGCCGACGCGCTGGAGTCGTACGGCGTCGCCGAGGCCTGCAAGCTCGATCTGTCGATCGTCCGCGGGCTCGCCTACTACACGGGGCTGGTCTTCGAGGCCTTCGACAGCGAGGGCGAGCTGCGCGCCCTGTTCGGCGGCGGCCGCTACGACGACCTCGTGGGCCTGTTCGGCAGTCAGGACGTGCCCGCAGTGGGCTTTGCCTTCGGCTACTCGACGACGCGCGAACTGCTCAAGAAGGAGGGCGAGTGGCCCGCCGAGGAACTGACGACTGACGTCTACGTCGCCGCCGTCTCCGGGGACGTCCGCGAGGAAGCGCTCGGGTTCGCGAGCGACCTCCGCGGGGCGGGACTGGTCGTCGAGACCGATCTGGCGGATCGAGGGCTCGGCGGGCAGTTCGAGTACGCCGACAGCATCAACGCCGAGACGGTGCTTATCGTCGGCCAGCGCGATCTCGACGACGGGGTCGTGACGGTCCGGGACATGGACAGCGGCGACGAACGGCGGGTGCCGATCGAGGACGTCGTCGACGAACTGGCATAG